One window of Verrucomicrobiia bacterium genomic DNA carries:
- the purN gene encoding phosphoribosylglycinamide formyltransferase, producing the protein MMTAGKLRIGVLGSGKGSNFVAIANAVERGEINAEIALVLSDVDDAGILAHARAHRFPAQFIPPGKFRTKLDDEAERAVVGGLQSAKVDLVVLAGFMRVLKGEFLRAFEGRIVNIHPSLLPAFPGLLAWKQALDHGVKVTGCTVHFVDAGVDSGAIIGQQTVEVLDDDTPETLHQRIHAAEHQLYPRCVAALAAGRISVQGRRVTWKRD; encoded by the coding sequence ATGATGACGGCAGGAAAACTTCGCATCGGCGTTCTCGGCTCCGGCAAAGGCTCGAACTTTGTCGCCATTGCCAACGCTGTGGAGCGCGGCGAAATCAATGCCGAGATTGCGCTGGTGCTGAGTGACGTCGACGACGCTGGCATTTTGGCCCATGCCCGCGCGCATCGGTTTCCGGCACAGTTCATCCCGCCGGGAAAATTTCGCACGAAGCTCGACGACGAAGCTGAACGTGCAGTCGTGGGTGGCCTGCAGTCTGCGAAGGTGGACCTCGTCGTTCTCGCCGGATTCATGCGCGTATTGAAGGGCGAGTTCCTGCGGGCGTTTGAAGGCCGCATCGTGAACATTCATCCGTCCTTGCTTCCCGCATTTCCTGGCCTGCTCGCGTGGAAGCAGGCGCTTGATCATGGTGTGAAGGTGACGGGGTGCACGGTTCATTTCGTCGACGCGGGCGTTGATTCCGGCGCGATCATCGGCCAGCAAACGGTCGAGGTGCTGGACGATGACACTCCCGAGACACTGCATCAACGGATTCACGCTGCCGAGCATCAGCTTTATCCGCGATGCGTGGCGGCGCTGGCCGCCGGCAGAATCTCGGTCCAGGGACGGCGCGTGACCTGGAAACGAGATTGA